ATGGGCGTCCTCGGGATCGTCACCCAGGGCTGCTACATCAAGGGCATGCAGATCGGCGACGCCGCCGCCATGGCCCCGATCGACTACACGCGGCTGGTCTTCACCGCCTTCGTCGGCTTCGTGGTCTTCGCCGAGGTGCCGACCTGGACCACCCTGCTGGGCGCCGCCATCGTCGTCGTCTCGACCCTGGTCATCACCTGGCGCGAACAGCGGGCCGGAAAGCTGGAGCGGGACATGAAGGAACGCGAACTGGACCTGCCGGCCAACTGATTTCTCCAAAACAGGGCGTTGACACAAAAACCCGCGTGACGCGAACTGGCCTCCAACCTTGGGGAGGACGCCATGACCACGACCGGCTTCGATCAATCCATCTATCCGGGCGATTCCTGGATGCAGTGGCTGCGCTCGGCCAGCCCGATCGCCGTCACCGGCTTCTACCTGGCCCCGGCCCCCTACCATTCGGACACCAGCTGGATGGCGACCCGCGCCGGCCTGGCCGCCGCCGGCTGGGGCTTCCTGCCGGTCTTCGTCGGCCTGCAGGACGGCGCTTCCTCCCTGAGCGCCCCGCGGGGAACCACCGATGGCCAGTCGGCCGCCAGCCTGATGCGCGGCGCCGGCTTCCCCTCGGACTCGACGGTCTTCCTCGACATCGAGACCGGCGGGCCGATCTCCCCGCCGTTCGAGGCCTATATCGACGCCTGGATCGCGGCCGTGCAGGCGGCGGGCTTCATCCCCGGACTCTATTGCAGCCACCTCCTGATCGGCTGGGCCCAGGCGCGGGTGAGCCGGATCTGGAGTTTTCATATTCCGGACAACGGCGGCCAGACCTTCGATCCCGCCAACCTGCCGCCCGGCGCGATCGATCCCGGCGCGGTGGCCACCCAGTACCGCCAGAACGTCTATCTGGAGGGCTATGCCCACGACGCCGTCGATCTCAACCTCTGCAACAGTCCCGATCCGTCGCGGCCGTAGAGCCTCGGCGGCTTAACGAAGCGGCGACCATTATACAGCGCCTCGCCCGACCCACAAAAAAGAGCGGCGCCGGCCGAAAGCGGGCAAAACCCCTTGGTCTGTTGGCTTTGGCGTGGGTTCAGGGCGCCGGAATGTCGGCTGGCGCGTAGGTGCGGCGTAGGTCGGTCGGCGGGTTTTGTGGGCCGAAATGGCGGCGGCGCGACCTACGCCGCCGGCCGGGCGGCGGGTTGCGGCCCGGCGAGGGCCGAAAAGCCGATGAATATGTCTAGACATATTGCCAAAGGCCCCGGCGGGCGGGGTTTTGAGGGCGTTCAGCCGATCCCCAGCGACAGGAAGCGCCCGGCGAACAGCAGCTGCGAGCCGAAGTAGAGGAAC
The nucleotide sequence above comes from Caulobacter sp. NIBR1757. Encoded proteins:
- a CDS encoding glycoside hydrolase domain-containing protein, yielding MTTTGFDQSIYPGDSWMQWLRSASPIAVTGFYLAPAPYHSDTSWMATRAGLAAAGWGFLPVFVGLQDGASSLSAPRGTTDGQSAASLMRGAGFPSDSTVFLDIETGGPISPPFEAYIDAWIAAVQAAGFIPGLYCSHLLIGWAQARVSRIWSFHIPDNGGQTFDPANLPPGAIDPGAVATQYRQNVYLEGYAHDAVDLNLCNSPDPSRP